The Schistocerca gregaria isolate iqSchGreg1 chromosome 2, iqSchGreg1.2, whole genome shotgun sequence genome contains the following window.
CTAGAATGAATTCCTTTTCTACCTAAGCAGTGACTGCATTATCATCACAGACTACTTTATGTATTAGATTTCGACTATCATGTCTTTATGCATCAAACTGTAGCCACTATAGGCCTACTAGCAGAATGGAATTGATCCCATAATAAGATATAACGGCAAGAGGGATACAGCCAACAATTTTCACTTTCCACTAATGATGTTGCGATGTTGAAGTTGTTTTCTGTCATAAAAGTGAAGTCCGTGCTCAATTTTGTACCAAGACTACTGAGACTGCTCAGAGCTGGAGGGGTgcagttcaccccccccccccccattttgtttAACTGGTGGGTTGTATGAAATCTGCACCAGATAAGACTCAATGATGAAATACTTAAAGGTAGATGTGAACTGCTGCTTGTCTAGATTGTTTACGAGAAATTATAAAGCCCTAATATAAcaacgaaaataatcaatttttgacaatataatttaattggatggacaaaaatctactcaccaagcagcagcacacATAAAATacggttgtaattaggcaagctttcagaggtTGTGGCTCTTCTTCAGGCGGAAGGGTTGAAAGAttgaacccttctgcctgaaggaggagccactggctctgaaagcttgcctaattataaccctTTATGTGTACGTTATGCCGCTGCTTTGTGAATAAATTATAAAGCCCTGGATTACTTGGTATGTGAAAAGACAATCACATCAACTGGTATAGGAAAAAAACAACAGAAAGGAGGAGGGGACATTCTTAATGGTAACAGGTGCTCAGCAAGGATCATGAATGTTTCAAATTTTCATAGATGGAAAAAGATGTTCATTGAAGGCTGAAATTTGTGTGACTCGGATGGTAAACAGAATAATCTCCAAATTATGGGAACACACAGTGACTGAAAAATGTCCCTTGTGTTGGTAAATGATAAATAGAAAAAAGATTACCAAAGAATGCATTTAATGCACACTTGCAAAAATCAGGTCACTCCTATTTCATACTTGCAGCTTTTAACTGTTCCCATCTGTTACACTCATgaaattttaatgtttttcataacattagatttattacagaaaaataattttgtttgtacttATCAAGTCCGAGATGTAAAACAAATAACTGGAGGAACAAAGAAAACAAGTCACCGTATAGTTGAAATGTCAACTATATTATGCAaacgataaattgctactcactgtaaagatgccaCACtggattgcagacaggcacaacaaaaagactgttatacattcATATcttggccaaagccttcatcacGATAGAAAACATGCACCCCTTCACACAAGCAACTGTGGCCATAATGCATAATTTAATTCTCACATTGAACAAAGGTAACAATCTTGCTTTTGTTTAATACAAGCTAGTTGTATTCCGGTTGAATTGGGTGAAGATgtggtcatatgtgcatgaggTACACCAGCTTGTGTGAATatgtctgtattttcttttctgaagaaggcttgggCCAAAAGCTCAAAGtgtaacagtcattttgttgtgcatgtctgcaactcaagGTGTCATCTTCACAGTGAAGtctatcctttacataatattgttgatattctaatCTGGACATTCCATTGTTTGGTTTCACCGtctatcctttacataatattgttgatattctaatCTGGACATTCCATTGTTTGGTTTCACAtatagctttgtttccaaaatgGACAGGGTTTAGAAACCAAATAGCAACACTGTACACATGGAACAAATGCTGGTCATCCACCTAAATTCTTAATGTTAAGACCCGGTGCAGTACACTTTTAGTTCCTACTGTGCGAGTTGCTTCACAgttgacagtatcactgaagcattGACCATTGTACTTATAATGATGGCCTTGTAGCAACATAACGTGCAGGGTGCTGGGTCAATGACACTGCTTGATGCTCTTTCCAGCTGCAGGGAAAGTCGCTAAGATACTATTTAATGCACTAATTCAGTCACGAGGGCATTGAGCAGGCAGTCGGCGTGCATTGTCCATTTCAGCTGGAGGCTGAATCCATCCATACAGCACATGTGGAGTAGCTGTCATTCGTAACCAACCACCATTCGTATGCTGAGGCCCGGAGTCTGGAGTTCCCACTACCCCAATACGTGAATTCCATGTAAGTTGAATTAGGAATGGAGGCAAAGCATTTAGCCTTTACACAAAATGTAGTTGTGGTTGGTTTTGTCTGACCACTACTGGAGTGGTGGTAGTATGGTGTGGCTGGTCCCTACAAAGGCATCAAGGGTTTGAATGAGAGTCAGGGGGGACAGAAACCAGTCAGTAAAATGCAAACACCTGGgctgatctctttttttttttactaggctACATAATTTAGGTACATTGACAAAAGAATGGTAGATGTCCACGTCCCACAAGTGTGGTCGGGTGCCAATCTCTGGCTCGTGGAGTGAGGTTATGCAGCGGTGCTTTGCCCTGGTGACTGCTAGACTTGGTGATGGCTGATGAAGCCCTGGGCTTAGCTGAAGGAAGAGACTGGTGACCAAAGCGTTGGGGTCAGCTTACACTTTCTCATAATACATTATGTCACAAGTAGTATTCTAGCAATATATGGTTCTGGAAAAAAGGTAAGTATAAAACACACCGTTACTGTCTGTCACTAGGTTCACGTACAATAAATCTGTTGTTCCTTTGATTTCCAGCAATTTCACTGCATTATCCCTCATGGAAAGTTAGGATCTTTATTGACTAAAACCACTTACATGGATAAAATATTAGGAAATCTTATAAATAACAATCAGCTGAAAAAATTGTGGTTTATGTTCACAAATAATGTCTCTATACATTATTTATGGAATTTTTGAATCCTGGATGTCAGTTGGATGTGGAAAAAGTAGTCATTTCTCTGTCCCCCTTCCTTATGGTATGCATGATTTTTTTTAGATCTCTGACAAGATTGGCATTGTGGAAGCTGCCACACTTACTGTTAACCCCTGTACAGCATACCGTATGCTGAAAGACTTTGTACCGTTATCTGAGGGAGATTCAGTGATTCAGAATGGTGCAAATAGTGCAGCGGGGCAAAATGTGATACAGCTGTGCAAAGCTTGGGGGATAAAATCTGTCAATATTGTTCGGAACAGGAGTGATATTGATGAACTGAAGAAGTTTCTGACAGAGCTTGGAGCTACATATGTACTGACAGAGGAAGAACTCaggtatgaaaatatttattttgttctgtGCAAATTATCATTCAGTTGATAATACTAACCTGATACGAACATTATGCTGTTCACATGTATTCAGAAAGTGAAATTGTAAAAATCACTCATATGTTGCCATTGTATCACACAACTGTATTCAGGTTGTAACATAGTACTTGGTATTTGGTAATGAAAACATTCAATTGAACTATGTGATTCTCCATAATTACGTATAAAAATTCCCCAAAATCTGCTCATTATAAAATGCTTGATATGCTgctgttttattaatttttaacttaATTTTATTGAACAGTgcatattacaatttaaaacttttaGTGTAGTGATGGTGGCGGCAGTGATGGAGTGGGGGAGGAGGCAGggcaaaaaaattttaacaacacaGATAATCATCACAGCCTCAAGACTAACACCCCCGAAACCACTACTGAAAAACCTGCCTAATGTGACTATCCATCTTCTGGATGGCAGTAATGGCCATGGATTGTGTGTTACACAATAACTTTGTAAACCTACATACATGTTATACCACATGTCATCTGAACCGTTTCACACGACGACAATTTCTCTAAACTCCATAAACCTGAATATGTGGTATACCACATATATCATCTGAACCTTTTCAACCAACAGCAGTTTCTCTGAAATCTGGAGATGTGAACTTATACTCCAACATGTCCTTTTATTCTGCCATAATTGCAGACCCATCGTAAAATAGTGTCCCACCAATCCATTTCCTTCACTCCCAGTTTACTCTATTTAGTTATTTATTACACAGTATTTCTATTATCCTTTCcagttaatttcttttcttttatattcatatttacttctcactctctctctctctctccctttaatAGCTTTGAACAGGAACTGGTAAAGGAATAGCAGAATTGGGGTTAACCAAAAATTTTGATTCCACCCATGTGCTTTGACCCATGAGATACCTGTGGTTTTTTTGTAACATCATTGTGGTGCGCAGTATCTTTGAAATGGATTATGTTTGTAGGGGGTATGTTGGAATACATGTTGGCACATTCTAGTGTGGGGTGTTTGTCTTTAATTGTCAGAGAGATGTTAGGGCGGTGTTGGACTTAGTGCTGTGTGTTACTTAGTGGTTTGGGGGTTGGCTTTTGTTGCCTTGTCAGTGAGATAGGTTTATGTTATTAGCTGTGGGTTATTGATTTGTTTTCTGTTTTGATATTATTAGTTTGCCATGTTGTTAATGGTTtgatagttgttttttcatttggTAAGGATGTCGCAACAAAACTTGCTGCTGCAGTCACTGTTATCAATGCAGCAATTAAACTTCTCCTGTTATGTGACGCAGTTATGGAATGTGTGAAGtgtttggggtgtgtgtgtgtgtgtgtgtgtgtgtgtgtgtgtgtgtgtgtgtgtgtgtgagagagagagagagagagagagagagagagagagagagagagagagagagagagagagagagagagagggggggggggggggaggggggagtggtggTGAGAATATGAATATGATATGCCATCTTATATTTATTTGTCACCTGACTTTGTATAGTAGACATTCTTTGTAAGTGTAGTATGTTTCTTAGTTTGTTCTAGTAGTTGTGGGTTGTTGATATTGTGGGCTATGTTTGATCTGACTAGGACAAGCAAAATACACAATACCAATGGGTTTTTTGGTTGTGCTGATTGTTgagaattttgtgtgtttgatttTTTTAATGGTGTCATTACTCATATTGTTAGATATTTAGTTTCTCTCTGCCAAATATTCCCTAGTTCCAGCAGTTGTCTCACTAGTTCATTTTATGACTGGTGTAAGTATTTCACATGTTGTTTGCAGTTGATTGCATGTGTAATCacatatcatgtcatttttggaaaccctgaatctactctgtaggaatcaacatggattccggaaacagcgatcgtgtgagaccgaactcgctttatttgttcatgagacccagaaaatattagatacaggctcccaggtagatgctattttccttgacttccggaaggcgttcgatacagttccgcactgtcgcctcataaacaaagtaagagcctacagaatatcaggccagctgtgtggctggattgaagagtttttgcaaacagaacacagcatgttgttaccaatggagagacgtctacagacgttaaagtaacctctggtgtgccacaggggagtgttacgggaccattgcttttcacaatatatataaatgacctagtagatagtgtcggaagttccatgtggctttttgcggttgatgctgtagtatacagagaagttgcagcattagaaaattgtagcgcaatgcaggaagatctgcagcggataggcacttggtgcagggagtggcaactgacccttgacatagacaaatgtaatgtattgtgaatacatagaaagaaggatctgttattgtatgattatatgatagcggaacaaacactggtagcagttacttctgtaaactatctgggagtatgcgtgcggaacagtttgaagtggaatgatcatgtaaaattaattgttggtaaggcaggtaccaggttgagattcattgggagagtccttagaaaatgtagtccatcaacagtgtgggatccgtaccagatcgggttgatggaggagatagagaaattccaaagcagagcggcgcatttcgtcacagtgttatttggtaaccgtgatagcgttacggagatgtttagcaaactcaagtggcagactctgcaagagaggcactctgcagtgcggtgtagcttgctcaccaggtttcgagagggtacatttctggatgaggtattgaatatattgcttccccctacttatacgtcctgaggagatcgcgaatgtaaaattagagaaattcgagtgcgtgcggaggctttcaggcagttgatcttcccgcgaaccatatgcgactggaacagaaaagggaggtaatgacagtggcacctaaagtgccctccgccacacacctttgggtggcttgcggagtataaatgtagatgtaataagTGGCATCATGGTCACCATATTTCTTCAGTGACATCaaacagcatgtttccactgctttgactgttgtcttGTCTCTGGGctgtagtagtgcacccaagtttcatctgtggtcacaaaccagagAGAAAGTCTTGTttatttctcctaaaacgggccaaacgttgttccaatatgtccattctcttgcatttttgatccagcatcatgAGTCACGGCACCCACCTTCCAgataatgttttcatttctaattcttcagttaaaatgtgtgtaccctttcagatgacctttggcaagtgtgagcaatttcatgcacttttaattggcgatcctccatgaccattttatgCACTTGTGCAATGATTTctcgagtagtgacacatcttggccgaccactgcgcaggCCATCATCTaggctctcctgaccaaatttaaattcatgtgtgcacttggcaacagttgaatatgaaggagcaaagGGCCCCCAGTGTATACTGGAAATCGGcaagaatgtcctttgctttcatacatttctttacgaagtacttaatcacagctcaaatgtagttttttttttttttttttttttttttttttttttttttttttttttttcttctgcaaatCACTGCGCGTGAACagcaacagagccatgtcaccaccacagctctcatccaagagcactgatgtggcatgtgtttacaggcaacagtccaatgaatatcacatgaacaactcattgcgctagtgctgacatcttgtggtgattccgagaactattCAAAATCCTTGTAGGTGGACTGGACACTGAGGACCCTGTACCTTGGCTGGCCCGTTCTGACACTGTCAACAAGGACTCATCAACTATACCCGATGACATGCAATTACGTACTACtgaagcctgctcggacatctccgcttgAATGCTAGCAAGTTACAATTGTcactccataccagactggaagcctgtattgctgctgctgctgctggtcattttgaacacaacttgtgatggtcagttgtctcattactagtcagaatccacataaccagcatatgcacttgtgttgttctttagcagGTGCCAAAGGTATTGTACAAGTATCTCATAAATGAGAGTCTTGCAACAAACACGACTGACATTCTAAATTAATAGTTATTATTCATTTTGAAAgagtgtgtgtttgcacaaaaactAGCCTTCTAAGTATTGCATCAATCTGTTGATTGTCTAACAATGTGGGCCCCTAACTACcaacattctgtgaaaaccgcacatcaacagcactttacatttctgcaatatttgtggctttacatttctgcaatatttgtggtGCTAGTGTTAGGTGTTTCACCCTGTGTATAAATATGATGGTTTCAGACTCAGAAAAAACAATTAAGCAATTGTTAACTCTGCAAATcttgttgattgattgattgatttgggggggaagggaccaaacagcaaggtcatctgtcccatcggattagggagggatggggaaggaagttggccataccctttcaaaggaatcatcctggcatttgcctctagcgttttgggaaatcacagaaaacctaaatcagaatgcccAGTcagggtttgaaccattgtcctctcaAATGcgtgtctagtgtgctaaccactgggctacCTTGTTTGGTGCAAGTGTTATCTGATTTCCTATACAACAGCAGGAGACACACTACTTGCTAATAAAGGTACTGGTTTGGAGGTGACTGGCAGGCTGTCAGCGCTGGTTGAGGGCTTGTCTAGACGACAAGTCGTTCACATGTCACATCAAATTTGGGCAGTTTGTTTCTGCATTTCATTAATCTGAAAATTCTTCACTTATAcaaaatttcacactttttttcctTCAATCACTATTTTGTTGCCAATGACAGTACAGCACAAAGTGTTTCTGCAATACTTTGGCATTTAGTACACATTCATTTCACTTGCAATGCAGAGTTTTTTTCACTTGCCATGCAGAAGTGTCTTCTACACAAAATAATGTAATGATAACAATGGGCACTTGAATATGGCAGTGTGTTATTGGAATGCTTTACGCCAAACTGTtattggaaataaaaagaaagttaagTTTTGTAACTTATGTTATACAGTTGCAATCCTCAACTGATCACAGAGTAatgtacataaatttaaatataaaatgatTAGTGGAAGAATGTGCTAACCTACAAGGTGTGTTTTGAGATATTGTATGCTATATATGTGGCAAAGTTCAGATTCTAGAACATAAATATAAAGAGGTGGGAGAAATTACATAGCAGAGTGTGCTTCTTTAATACTACATGTGTGTCTACTATGTCCCAGTGTGGAGCATTTGGAAACATAACAGATAACATGATCAGACTAATCATTACTAAATTGAGGGTTAGCACTTTATTCTGCAGACTTCTTCATATCTTCACTCCCTCTGAACTTAAATGCAAACAAATAAAAAGACTTAGGTGAATTCAATGTAACTCTCCAAAACTTTTGCAGTATCTGTATGTTTCTGCTCTGCCTAAGCATTAATGAAAGATAATTCTGAAAGTTAGAAATATTGTACAGTTTTGGGATTACTGCTCATTTCATTAACATTATGCGCTAATTTATGTTGCTTCTTCATCAGCCTGTATGTGTtacagaaattttggttttatcatTCTCTGTATCAGGAATGTTAGACCAAGATACCCTGTTCTAAATACTAAGGAAGCAATTATTGCTCTTTTTATGTATCCATCCTATGTTCAACTGTTGAATTTGGAGAACAGTGATCTATCCTCATGTGCATATATTCCTCCTTGGATTTTCCTTTACTGCATAATATGGTAAATAATATTGACGACATGTTCTGATCTAAGAAAGACTCTAAAATATTGAATATTTTCAGGACTACAGATCTTTTCAAGAAAGGTGTTTTAGTAAGACCAAAGTTAGCACTAAATTGTGTTGGAGGCAAAAATGCACTTGAAGTGATGAGACATTTGGAGAGTGGTGGTGTTATGGTTACATACGGGGGGATGTCCCGAGAACCTGTGACTGTGCCTACATCAGCTCTTATATTTAAGGATATAACTGTCCGTGGATATTGGATGACAAGATGGAGTAATGAAAATGCTAACAGCCCTGAAAGATCTAGAATGTTTGAAGAATTAACCAATCTTATAATCGAAAGGAAATTGAATCCTCCAAAACATACATTGATTGGATTTGAAAGATACAAGGAAGCACTGTCAAATGCAATGTCAACCAAAGGATTTGTAGGGATGAAATATATTTTTGACTTCCAAAAATAATCTAAAAACATCTTGTCAAAAATCCAGTTTGGTGTTTGGTACAGTTTATGTGAATAATTACCAGTTATTCAGTTTTGTCCCTCCAAGGATGGAGAGAATGTTGTCTAAGCACAGAAAACAATAAGCATACTATATTCATTGCACTGCAAGAATCTTTGAGGACTGATTAATTTTATAGTGTAGCTATTTCATTCATTAAGTAAATCAGCTGCTAATTAAGAGCTTGTCATCTTACACTTGAAATACAGTGTATTTGGTGTTTATATTGATTCCATTATTCATTTATGATTTATGAGAGGTATGTAGATGGTATAATACCACAGATTAATACTGTAACACACATTATTATGAAAATAAGCCAATTCTCAAGTGGAATCAACATTCTGGATGTACACAGTACCTGCAGTACACCTTCCGGTTCGCCACTGGTCGCTCAAAGAATTGTGATTACTGTTAGCTACTGTCTGAATGAAATCtttaatattttgtattgtaatttcatCTGACAGAAGGAAATATATGGTTTTTATAACTGCTAATAAAATGATGTACACTTCAGTCTTTTACCTCTGTATGCTGTACAGTCAGactgaccttttttttttccttgtaatgACTGTAACAATGTTATCCCACTCCCACTACAGTACTTAGTGCAGTAATTCTGAATGGACTTGTGCACaggaaatttgttaacaaatcAACAATAGAGAAGATTCTGTGCAGATAAATACATCAATAATATGAAACTGGTAAGTAACCATTGCAAGCAAAATACTCAGTGTAACCCTGTCATTGTCATTCAAGAAAGACTTTGGGCTTTCACAAGACTGTCACATTGATGACTCTCTAACTAACTAGTTCTTTTGTGCAAATTGTGCTGGACTTTTTCTCTCTGATCTGAAATCACGTGTAACTTAACCATTTTCCTGGACAAATAAAGAAAGAGCCATTGGATCCTTCTGGCAGAAGGTTTGAAAGGGGAGGAAGAGGCACGAAGAAAAAGGACATGTTTAGAAGATTGGGAGAGTTGGGAAAAGTCCCAGAACCCCAGATAAAGGGCGATTTACTGGGCAGGATTGgaaggaaagactggttgttgggGGCAGCACTGAACAAGATATGAAACCTGACTGTCAAAACATTGTTcaagagttaataagagcagaaatcGAAGTGTATTGTATGTTGTAGACATGGGATGGTGGGGAAAAATatacaggtcagaaaataaaagttgtAGCAAGCTGGAAGGGAGTGAAGAAAGAAAAGGTTACCGAGAAGAAAggctgagactgaagaaattaaggCCAAGTGGGAACGTGTTACAACACATGCTTGGTTCATCCACCTAGCCACAttgcttctcagtaactattcttGTCTTCTCTCCCATTTAGTTTTCTGTACCTGGTTTTATGATTACATTTTTCTCTCCTGACGTGGGCGACTTTTACAAACTGTCCCTATTTCCTAAACATTGTCAGTCCCTCTCCAGTTCttatttactttgtgtgtgtgtgtgtgtgtgtgtgtgtgtgtgttcctccttCAGCTGTTGAGTAGATTTTTCTGCCTATCCAGTTACATTAcacactctaacacaaaaaaagaacatgtacagacaaacaaatgattacaatttcagaaaaattggctgattaattcaagagaaagagcttcacaaattgagagagTCAAAATGCATTGGCCCACATCTGGTCCTTATGCAAACATTTATTCAGCTTGGCAGTGATTGACAGCCTTATTGGCTATCCCCTTGAGGGATATTGTGCCTAATTCTGCCTGATTGGtttgttagattgtcaaaatcccgagatagtaGAAAGGgccgctcataatgctccaaactttctcagctggggagagatctggtgaccttgctggccagagtaaggtttggcaagcatgaagacaagcagtagaaacttttaccatgtgcaggtgggcattagcttgctgaaatgttggcacaagatggcttgccatgaagggcaacaactgcagatggca
Protein-coding sequences here:
- the LOC126335269 gene encoding enoyl-[acyl-carrier-protein] reductase, mitochondrial; translation: MVSKMGVLKFLSRNMTSFVAQASRDNAILTLARHQSVLSSKLVYSEYGDPPKVVRQEKEELRKPAEHEVMIRMLASPVNPADINTIQGVYAVKPKLPSIPGNEGVGEILDVGSGVTDLKVGDRVVPKLNAWGTWRTHAVCNADELMKISDKIGIVEAATLTVNPCTAYRMLKDFVPLSEGDSVIQNGANSAAGQNVIQLCKAWGIKSVNIVRNRSDIDELKKFLTELGATYVLTEEELRTTDLFKKGVLVRPKLALNCVGGKNALEVMRHLESGGVMVTYGGMSREPVTVPTSALIFKDITVRGYWMTRWSNENANSPERSRMFEELTNLIIERKLNPPKHTLIGFERYKEALSNAMSTKGFVGMKYIFDFQK